The segment agtgtgaaccggagtgacttgacacaacgagGGTCAAACAAGTTGTACAGACAAAACAGAGTTAAAGGGGTTCCAGTCTGctgtgaagcgttcatccatgtatacgggtaagagtctagcttcattttcagatattatactgtacgtttctaatttagtcagaaagtcattttcattgcaagttaaagcatactgttagctagctagggaacgttagcttgctggctcgctaactaatgttacgtgtatgttctgtgtagtaatattattagtatctcagaaagccatttccattgctagttatagcctttaagttagctagctagctaacattgaacctagttggttagctttagctacagtgagggaaaaaagtatttgatcccctgctgattttgtacgtttgcccactgacaaagacatgatcagtctataattttaatggtagatttatttgaacagtgagagacagaataacaacaaaaaaatgcagaaaaacgcatgtcaaaaatgttatgaattgatttgcattttaatgagggaaataagtatttgacacctctgcaaaacatgacttagtacttggtggcaaaacccttgttggcaatcacagaggtcagacgtttcttgtagttggccaccaggtttgcacacatctcaggagggattttgttccactcctctttgcagatcttctccaagtcattaaggtttcgaggctgacgtttggcaactcgaaccttcagctccctccacagattttctatgggattaaggtctggagactggctaggccactccaggaccttaatgtgcttcttcttgagccactcctttgttgccttggccatgtgttttgggtcattgtcatgctggaatacccagccacgacccattttcaatgccctggctgagggaaggaggttctcacccaagatttgacggtacatggccccgtccatcgtccctttgatgcggtgaagttgtcctgtccctttagcagaaaaacacccccaaagcataatgtttccacctccatgtttgatggtggggatgttgttcttggggtcataggcagcattcctcctcctccaaacacggcgagttgagttgatgccaaagagctcgattttggtctcatctgaccacaacactttcacctagttctcctctgaatcattcagatgttcattggcaaacctcagacggccctgtatatgtgctttcttgaccagggggaccttgcgggcgctgcaggatttcagtccttcacggcatagtgtgttaccaattgttttcttggtgactatggtcccagctgccttgagatcattgacaagatcctcctgtgtagttctgggctgattcctcaccgttctcatgatcattgcaactccacgaggtgagatcttgcatggagccccaggccgagggagattgacagttattttgtgtcaccttctcaccaagctgcttggcgatggttttgtagcccattccagccttgtgtaggtctacaatcttgtccctgacatccttggagagctctttggtcttggccatggtggagagtttggaatctgattgattgattgcttctgtggacaggtgtcttttatacaggtaacaagctgagattaggagcactccctttaagagtgtgctcctaatctcagctcgtcacctgtataaaagacacctgggagacagaaatctttctgattgagagggggtcaaatacttatttccctcattaaaatgcaaatcaatttataacatttttgacatgcgtttttctggatttttttgttgttattctgtctctcactgttcaaataaacctaccataaaaatttgactgatcatttctttgtccgtgggcaaacgtacaaaatcagcaggggatcaaatacttttttccctcactgtacctgcagattcatactacagcatttcatgcatggtggctagctatgacaatcagtttgtattgctagtaggatgggttgggattatggttcatttttTGCTacgtctaaacaaaagactccacttcgccagattacatgacccatcaagttagccaggtgtgtctgggagtgattacggccatctatttattgtatttcatgaacatgtgtacatgtctagacaatagtgaccaaTCCaattagctagatgtggctggcaGCTGGTTATAGCATTTGTTTCATATGACCCATCactttagacaagtgtgtctgtctgggtaagcatcatctaataattatacattctttttatctggacacttttattttgttattgctactatgcaagtaaccatttcactgtaccgtttacaccttctgtatcctgtgtcatgtgacaaatatacattgattttatttgatatagtgtgtgtttaccagagacggtaatgtggaTAAcaaacatgacctgcaccaaagtcagattaggataaaggccaaggactagatccagtgtatttttacctggagtttttccttattggaggctactactttcaccacttttagtcttgaaatctttggttgtttactactctgccttactcactctgtttagcacatgacctcacctgtgaatccttaaagagatgggtggggctatggcttaagagggtgtgaacaatgctgaataggtgtagacgAAGAagaggtgtaccaaaacattcaagggacattttctaaaaggtgaggttacaagtttatcaactttcaaagcagaattactttcccattgttcctcaactgcagtgtacgATATACAATTTTGTAGcactgagtctctacttttatccaatgtaaaaaacacaattttaaatgttgctacataatACCGAATCGAGGTGGTCGgtcacatttttgttcagtgtattttataACACCTGACGAAAgtataaaatacaaataatattttcCCCCCACACCTTGCGTCATGGCAACGTGTGGAACCGCTGTCATATAAAAAAGTTGTATTTTGAAACAGAGCCCAAGGCAAGCTCATGCTTTTTTTTATCCACGTTTCAGCTCTTTCCTACCCTCACTCCGCTTTGTTAGGGAGCAGGCGTAGGGTCTTGCATTCAGAGTATCTTTATCAtgatgctagctgtgccactagagatcctggttagaatccaggctctgctgtagccggccgcaaccgggagaccaatggggcggcgcacaattggcccagcgtcgtccagggtaggggagggaatggcaggcagggaggtagctcagttgatagagcatggcgtttgcaacgccagggttgtgggttcgtttcccacggggggccagtatgaagaataataatgtatgcattaactgtaagtcgctctggataagagcgtcagctaaatgacataaatgtaaatgtaataccgacagaaaataatagcaatctatattttcaaaagcatgtctcgtgttcatatttcacaacctctgcaggcttgatttaggctacattattgcatgctaaatgtttatatcagtgatagatgagcaaacAAATAGATTAGCTATACCACCTCTATTTGCCCAGCCAGAGAATTAACCAAATATAGCCTACagacggagattcagtgaaagaaaatcacattgattaaAAGACAAGTCACAATCTTTTGGTCAGGTAGGtctaggctactaagtgactgcaagtgaagagcaaaataatccacttgttaagctacataacatgctggcaaaatgttctgatcAGTGCTAATAAATGAGCCAACTAGACAAGATGATCATGAGCAGCTTCACCTCaaattagctaacatttctaCAGCCTAATTGTACCCTAACCAATATCCAAACTGAGATTCAGTGAAAagaaaaatctgacattgattgatttatcaagagtccccacgcttgtctcaaagcagcgcaAAACGGTGCTGACATAGTTGACCACACACAGGTAGGCTATGCTTCAAATGTATTATAACAATTTGATGACTTTCTGagtttcagtaagcaacaatttgatgccttcaattgcattagcctacATTATTCCAATATGTTCATCCTTCAGTGATACTTATTCCCAAAGTCATTATTTATGGATCCATCCAGTTGTGGTTAAGAAAGCAGTTATTGTGGTAGGCTATGGGAAGAGATGGGTGAAGTGACATGCCTCCCAAAGTTTAGAACTGCATGAGGATAGTAGTAAGGGcgctgcctagcaaccatcaagagcttaaaggaaaactccaccaaaaaatgatattttggtatttgtttcattagtccattgttgatatagtcccaaaatcttctgcatgtcagaaatcaagttttcaagatatataactttcaaaatacaaaaaaacagccagtattttgggtggaattttcctttaagagCAAAGTGCGTGCCAATGCCGCCTCAGCATTACGGCTACATTTCATACTAAGCCGTAGGCATAACTACTGCAATCCCAACTAGGTCGGTTCGCAGAAATAAAGTGAAAGTTGGTAGAAAAACGTCTTTGTTTGAAAGGTGCATAAGAGTCCACTTTCAACTTTAGTGGGCAGTAGTGAACCCTGACCTGTGTGTGTTCCGGGGGTCACAGAAGGCTCTCTCGATGTCCTCAGTGTGACGCAGGTCTTTCCAGCCGTTCCCATCAAACACCTCCCACTTATAGGGCAGGTTAAAATGCACACGGATACACTGGTCTGGGCACACAAACGCATTACACAAACAAGCATGAGAGAACCACAACCAAACATACCAAAAGCATAGAAAATATCCCAACAggcaaaacataaaaaaataaaaataaacatcaaGTAGAAGAGAGCTCACCCTGGAATCTACAGTTCCTGCGTATGAAATGCAGACaaatctccttcctctcctctttctggaTCACAGGCCTGGAGACCAGCTCACCTACACGCTCTGTACAGAGGGATATACAGAGGGATTACATATACAGAGGgattatacacacactgcagaTCAGGCCAAGAGAACAGCTCAGCTACACAAATACTGCAGATCAAGccaaaagaacacacacactccagttGAGGGATATCGTACCTTTAGCAGCGTAGGGTGTAGTGGGTGTGTTGAGGCGGTGGAGGTTCTGGTAGACGAAGGGCAGGTCGTTGATGATGTCACCGCTGAGGCCCCTCTCCTCCAGCATGCGGCGGCCATGCTGGTCGATGACGTGCTGCCTCTTGCACTTAGGCCCGAACATGCAGTCGTCCTGCACAAAGTGCATGCACATGTGCACCTTGGTGCAGCCGTCCCTGAAGGTACACGCACCGTGGGGCCCGGAGCCCTTGTTGTAGTGAGAGCACACCTGACGTCAGGAACATACGGCAACAATGTCAGAGACAATCATCGTGGCAATGCAGTCATATATAGCCAACCAGAGGGGCTGGGCCAAGCAGTTGCCTTTAGAAGGCTTACATGGTCATCGTTGAAAAAAAATCTAACCTCGCACACCAAGAAGTTCTACTTTACCTCTCTGGGTAACGAATACTTCCCGGAGACAAACCCACATCAACAGCATACGTTTTTTTATATTTCCTTTTTTGTTGtattctttaaaaatatataacattctttattagcttttttttttttttttttttttttttttacacacaggAAGTCCCACAGATCCAAGGTGGCTTGTCTTCATCTCAGAAGGTGAACGCTCTGATCCCTCTTCACCCACATTGGGCTTTAGGCTGGACGTGGTGGTATTTGTAGTGTTTTTAGGTTTTTTGTTTTGTCTTTTAAAACATTTCATTGATTTACTGTGATATTTGTTTAGACTGGATGAACCAACATTACTCTCGGAAAACTGAACACACGTTTTTTCATTTTTCTTTTTGAGAAACTTGTTTGTGGCTCTGAGGCCTCCGTATAGTTGTCCAATCAGATTACGGGTGCATCTGGTTCGGAGAGGTATCATCCGATCAGTGTGCAGGATTCACTTCTCACTGGCACTGAACCTGCCTATAAACTCGTCCAGAATTCCCTTCTCTGGAATGCCAGGATGTAAGCTACTCCTGTCCTTCCCTCTCTGGGGAGATAGAAtgagtgagagaaaaagagagtgagagagaaaaaaagagaaagatagaggagGTCTACCCCTTCTACCCATGAGCTCGTACACAAAGAGCACTCAGAACACTGCTACCCTCCCTGAGGGCAGAAACCTGTAATGCAGAAACGTCCCACATTTTACTTAAGGGAGCAAGACTTCATGGAGCAAGAGGGACAAGTTCACATACATAGAGAGCATGAGACAAAGCATTGTGTTTCTAATGTATTCATCTAAGGGAGAAAAGGTATATGAAAGTGTACAGGGGCTTAGGGAGAGGTGCTAGGGATTGGAACTGGGCTAATTTCTTAATGGAGACCACAAGGCCCTGTTAAGGCTCCTTCCAGGTGTGTAGTGGGGCTCTAGAGCGGCCCGTGCAttattttctctgtgtgtgtgtgtatgtgtgttacctCCGGCAGCAAGGTAGGATCATTCTGCAGCAGTAACAGGAACAGGTCATCCTCGTGCAGCTCATGCAGAGTGCACTCCCTCAGGAGCGGGTAGTTATGCTCCGAACGCACGTCATGGGAGAACTTACACTGCTTCCTAGTGAGAGAGAACAGCACACacagatcaaataaaataaaatgttatttgccacatgcgccgaatacaacaggtgtagacattacagtgaaatgcttacttataagcccataaccaacaatgcagtttaagatataacaattattattattttaattaaagagcagcagtaaaataaaacaacagtagggaggttatatacagggggtatcggtacagagtcaatgtgcgggggcaccagttattcaaggtaattgaggtaatatgtacatgtggatagAGTAGGTAAACAGACAGGAGCGTACCATAAAGACATCAAGCATCATTTTGTTTTTGTGTAGGCTACTGAAAACTCATGATCATAATATGCCTTGTTCCAAATCAAGGAATTGAAGGAAATATAGGCAATTCTGCATCATACTGCAATATTTTGTATTGATAATATACCTGATGATAAAAATAAATGTGCTACCACAGCTTTACACGCATTAGTGGACTAGACTAGAAGATGCAGGTGTTATTTGTCCAGATTGATCAATACAGAATAAAAGGGGGCGTGCCAGCTATCTCATCTATTTCTGCTGATAGCTAGCCACTCCCCTCCTTAACCTAGCAAAAACTACTCACCACGGTCGAGGTTTCTCTTACCTGCCTTTCCCAAATCTACAGTTTCCATAAACAAAATATTTGCAAAGGTGAAGCTCCTGGCAATCTCTGCAATCTTGCTTTGTGTAATTTTTGCATAGTCGCAGCGACGTTTTGGCGACAATCACACAGTCAGCTCCCCATTCGTCCGTCCTCTCTCGGTTCCGCACCACAGCAAACCGAGAACACTTCTTTACGATGTACCAAAAGTCGTCCTCGGTTATTTCAACACGCTGGAATACTTTCCTGTGCAATTGCTGGAGGACCAATGAACCTTTGTTGCTGCATAATATACTGGTGGCATGATGAATTACTCTGGAGTAACTTGACATTGTTGGTGCCTCTCATTTGCGGAAGCAGCAAACCAGAAACAGATTGGCAGTACTAGTAGTTCTACTTTTCTCCACGCTGTGGCGATCGAGTTCAATTCAGAGCATCACAGAAATGCAATGGCGAATGTTGCCCCCTTGTGGATAAAAGTGGGAAGTGTTCTGATTCTAAATATCAAGCATTCAATTTTCAATAATCTGTTACCAATATGGCACACATTAATCCGTTCTGCCCCCTATATTGTACTATTGATAAACATTATTGGTCGTTGTGGTGTAtttttccactctctctctgggtctgtgGTCACGGATTATTTAATCCATCTGTGACTGATTAACAGCATGAGAGATGAAAAAAGTGGTTAGTGCTATCCAGTACCCTTGGGAAGTCCCTACcccaaccttaaccataacccttacccaaccctaaccttcttatttttcttcttcttcttgctgTGTGGCAAAAATGTGCTGTGTCAGGTTTTAGCAGTTCTAGAGTACTAAATCAGTCATTTATGTTTGACGTCAAATGCTGCTAACACTCACCCCAGAAAATCTGAAGGTTGTTCAGGGATACTTTAACAGCCAAATTAAGTAAATTGTGTCACATTGAGTGTTTGTTTGCAGGTTTTGTAAGGTAAATCAAGATGGTTTTTCGTTCCCATGGCATTGGGATGGCATGACACTCTCTACAACTTGGTAAGTACTTAAATATTAACACAGCTCAATCCAACGAACATTATGGAATGAaacaatttattttcatttttccGTTCAAGTGTGTTTCTGTATCTACCTGTATTTTGAACCACTCCAAGCCAAAAGAAGGCGCTAGAGGTTAAGATTGCAACGCTTCTCACGGTCCCGCCAGTCACTTCTAATTTGCCATAGTGTTGTGATGCGCATTGAAACCAAGATGGCGTTGACGGAATAGCGAGTATTTAACGCATAATGTTTAATAACTTCAATGTGTTGTATGCCAGTGCTAGATTAACAATAAATTCGGACAGAAATTCAGTTTGGGCCGAGAGTGGTGTTGCTAAAAAAAGCTATCCTAGATGGTTAGTTAGCATGATATCAGTAGTATCTAGCTAGTATGCGACCAGTTTAGTACGGCAATAACTATTCTTGAGACAAGTTAACTTGCTATATTAGCTATCCTAAAAGCATGATGGAGGCTCCGTGCGAGGAAGAACTGCGGCCGGTGCCACGTGAGCGGGCGATTCTGGAGAGTTTCTTCACGCAGCTCGGAATGTTCTCGTTTGACCGGGCGAAGGACTATGTGGAGAAAGAGAAGGACAGCAGCAAGAGCGCAGGAGCCATCTGGGCCGCTCTCCTCGCCGCCTTCGCACACCTTGCCGCAGCGGAGAAAGCCTATCACAACATGACGTTCCTGGGACAAAAACTGGGTAAGAAGCACCCAATGTAAACACGCACTGACAGGAAATGACCATTTTGTTGCACTACAAAAATCATTGGTGTGGCAAAATGTCACTCCTCAGTGCAATTAATGCAACCTATCACAAGTGGGACTAGTATCACCATGAACAATACCAATATGATGTTATTATCCTGACGAAAAGTCACGTTCCATAATAGAAAGTTGAAGTGTAGGTTTCTAACAGCAGGTGGCGATACAAGCCCACATATTTTTATGACTTATGTATTCAGCAGCACATCACGttgatattatgggggtaggaggaagaacgtacaactggataaaggatttcctgtttggaaggtctatccaggtgagggaGGATAACGGTACACCGCAGGGGAGCGTGATTagacctctgttgttctcaatgATCAATGAGGTTTACTCTCAGGTATGGCCAGATATTgggaggtcgttatttgcagatgatggggccttatggaagaggggaagaaatgtgccatacatagtcaggaaggtacaggaagcaattgatgaggtagagcagtggggattcaggttctcttTAGAGAACTCagacagtgttctttaccaggaggaagttgggagatgaggtatgctttAGGTTATATGGaagaaacttggagagggtggggtcCTTCCAGTTCCTTGGGGTGTACttgggcagaacacattgagagagtggtgggaaagtgtaagaaggtgctaaatgtgatgcgaTGTCTGACTGGGAAGGAGTGGGAGactgggcgttcctcattgaggaccatgtatgttgcattgatccaatctgtaatagactatgttAGCATAGCGTATTTTGTGGCCAtgtacacagatggttcaaaagatccaaggacaggacgcactgggtcagcatttgtagtgcaggaatgtgtgGTGGCATTCAGGAAACgcattacagatcatctggctgtggagcagatggccatactgttggccttaaAGTGGCCTTaaagtgggtggaggaagtcaagccaGCCAGAGTAGTTATTTTCTcggattcatgtgcagtgttgagtcttcagtcctttagctcacgtagcagacaagacctgctttatgaggtactacaaacccatggcaggattagacagatggttatacagataagatttacttgggtcccagcccatgtgggggtggaggggaacgaggcagttgatgtactggctaaacatgcacttagtagtggggatgttgatgttgtagtttcaatgagcaaggcagaggcaaaaagcctgatatggacagtgatggtgcagagatggcaggagcagtggaatagagatacagtgccttgcaaaataattcatcccccttggcgtttttcctattttgttgcattacaacctgtaatttaaatatatttttatttggatttcatttaatggacatacacaaaataataagcaaacacgtttggtgttcgccaaaaggcatgtgggaaactccccaaacaaatggaagaaggtactctggtcagatgagactaaaattgagctttttggccatcaaggaaaacgctatgtctggcgcaaacccaacacctctcatcacccagagaacaccatccccacagtgaagcatggtggtggcagcatcatgctgtggggatgtttttcatcggcagggactgggaaactggtcagaattgaaggaatgatggatggcgctaaatacagggaaattattgagggaaacctgtttcagtcttccagagatttgagactgggacggaggttcaccttccagcaggacaatgaccctaagcatactgctaaagcaacactcgagtggtttaaggggaaacattttaaatatattggaatggcctagtcaaagcccagacctcaatccaattgagaatctgtggtatgacttaaagattgctgtacaccagcggaacccatccaacttgaaggagctggagcagttttgccttgaagaatgggcaaaaatcccaatggctagatgtgccaagcttatagagacataacccaagagacttgcagctgtaattgctgcaaaaggtggctctacaaagtattgactttgggggggtgaatagttacgcacgctcaagttgtcttatttcttgtttgtttcacaataaaaaatattttgcatcttcaaagtggtaggcatgttgtgtaaatcaaatgatacaaacccccaaaaaatcaattttaatttcaggttgtaaggcaacaaaataggaaaaatgccaagggggatgaatactttcgcaagccactgtactaagggcaggcatttatttcaagtacagaggaaagttggggaggacggcaggaagggacagaagagaggaggttattttttcaagattaagggtgggacacagccggttgaataagactttaaatgtgtgattattgccaggaaacagagaccgttgagcatgtattgctacagtgtgggcagaatcagagggaaagagagaggatgagatct is part of the Coregonus clupeaformis isolate EN_2021a chromosome 28, ASM2061545v1, whole genome shotgun sequence genome and harbors:
- the LOC121543704 gene encoding protein mono-ADP-ribosyltransferase PARP12-like, translating into MSSYSRVIHHATSILCSNKGSLVLQQLHRKVFQRVEITEDDFWYIVKKCSRFAVVRNRERTDEWGADCVIVAKTSLRLCKNYTKQDCRDCQELHLCKYFVYGNCRFGKGRKQCKFSHDVRSEHNYPLLRECTLHELHEDDLFLLLLQNDPTLLPEVCSHYNKGSGPHGACTFRDGCTKVHMCMHFVQDDCMFGPKCKRQHVIDQHGRRMLEERGLSGDIINDLPFVYQNLHRLNTPTTPYAAKERVGELVSRPVIQKEERKEICLHFIRRNCRFQDQCIRVHFNLPYKWEVFDGNGWKDLRHTEDIERAFCDPRNTHSPGSRPVDFLTMTRESDPVRRLSTVSSVTKPAHYILTTEWLWYYKGDHENWIEFGRPDDKQRMTSLSSRELEEAYLADRSAEVTIMKGHRNYYLSFQDMYQRNPKHNTKRRVRRRPRFISIMEVENKTAP